Part of the Plodia interpunctella isolate USDA-ARS_2022_Savannah chromosome 13, ilPloInte3.2, whole genome shotgun sequence genome, caaaataaaagattgacatttttatttttattaataatgaagtCAAAGTGGGAAATTACTTTAAGATCACCAATTAACACTTGGTTTGcgaatctttacatattataaaacaaagtcctctaccgcatCTGGCTGTCTCTTCGCGATACACTCAAAATCTATACTGCTTTCATGCGGtattcaccaataaataatgtgattgTTAAGGAaattttaagtgtataatttattatgtttttacccgagcgaaacccgGACGGGctgttagtattttataaaatatagtgttgtAGCCTTAGGCCGTACTACGAGTGTTTTGAGGCTaagtatacaatatacattgtGTTAAAAAGTTATACACCATTAACAACATATCAAGCAAGCAATCATTGCAAATCCACCGCCATTGCCGTTGCATAGAGTTCACTTCAAGGTAACTTATGGTATGTACGATTGAAGATAAACCACAGAAAGCTCACATTCACAGCGAATCTTCcatattttaagattatttctACAGCTGAACCCGggtttcgcggcgtcacagcccctaACGTAATTGGGGGCATGTGGAGATGCGATAATACAAATGATTCAGGATATCTCTAGACATGAGTCTCCTGCAGCAGCATCCTCTGTCACACTACTCCAGTTGACGCAAAAAGACATGAAGTGATAGTGCTTAACCTTTGCACTTTCCATATTCATTCGCTGAGCGATGGAGGCTCATCCCACTTCAGAAGGGGCGCACTTGACCGCAACAGATGGCCGCTCCTACCTACCTAGGGCAACTAATAGTGTGCATAGCtcaatttatacttacattttcTAACCCATAGCCCCTCGAATGTACGGTGTTTTACATTGTTTTACTGCATCGGTTAGCCGTACTTTATAAAACTGCTCACATGTGGgacattattttacaaattttctataacaaaattcagcaaatatattttaatggaaaCATTTACTATACTAATAATCTAAATATGccttacatatgtatatatacatatacgagtaggtacatataatacatctaaataggtaattatatcgtgtggttccgccctagaatagaaacatatattttatctttttatttattagaaagaCCAACAGCCATGTGCATTATGTTAGGcacttataaagttatagtttttcTTCTTATCTGTACACATATCCAGCAAATAAaccattttattcattcagtCTTCACCCATTTCACTTAGGATCGGGTCTCCTCGTTCACCTGCGCCAGAGAACTCTGATCGACGACTGCAATGATCTAATCGATCATTGCAGTCGTTATTCAGAAACTAAAATCAATTGcctacgccattttgtaaagaaaatatactCTTATAAGTCCACTTTCCTTCATAACATTAGACTTCTGAATAACTTCCTAGAAAACTATAGAATAAGTTAAATATAGTGATATCTTTTTCCAATAATTCTCCTTAAAGTTCGCAAAAGAAAATCTAGCTATAGGAAAGTCTATTTCTAAACTAGACACCCCTACAAGCTCCATTAGAGGCGGTGGTATCGGCTGAGTTATGCATTAATGAAAGTAGGGATGTATCACTTACTTCCTAGGTGAGAACTAACCAACGGTGCAGAATTAGTCTGCGTCGTCGGACGTCAAAAGGACTactattatgaaataatatatttttaaatttgatattttcataatcTCATATTATGCGAATAAAggatatatgtttattatgaatacgaataattatatactaataacaTTTCAACTTATACTTTGTCAACATTCATCTACGTGAATTGGAAGCTATCCACTGGCCAACTATCGTTCGTAATAGAAGACTGACGTTTCTTTATAAGCCCGATCTACTTTAGGCTCACGAGCTAGCATTacactaaattaatattataaataaaaaagtttcgcGGACGCCCGACGGCTATACcagttacaaaatttattttatgtctcGTCTAACGTCTGTAAAAGTGTTATGTAACTGTAAATTACGTGTAAATTAATTACCCATCTATGTTCTGGTTATTTTGTGGCAGGGTGCTGAGGGGTGGTGGACAGCGGGGGGTGGTTCAACAAACAATCCTCGCGGATATTGAACGATGCGTTCGGAAATGCAGCGCCGCCGGCTGCGTGCCACGGAACGGTGCACGCTCACGACGCGACCGGTGCGGAGATATCAATGAGAGCATTCCCGTCTGGTTTGTATTCAGATTACTATTTCAATATCGGCTCCAGTTTTGCATTCGTTATTTATTAGGTAGCTAAACTACTATATGTATACCGATATTATGTCACCTTGCTATATGATAGagaatgtaggtacatatttttttgtaattttgtgcaataaagtccTCTAGGAAGATCTTTGCCGTAGCATTAGATCCTAAAATGGCTGACAACATGCAACTTACGGagttgtatataattatacaattctGTAAGTTgcaaatggaaaaatattgtttttgccTAATAGTATTGCGCCACGTAATGGATTTAATCTTATCTGATAGTATAGTCTACCTACGTCACTTTGATCCCCCGTGACGTAAAATTCTGCTGCAAAGTCGTAGGTAGATAAGACGTcagcaatttaaataaagaccAGGagtgtagaaaaaataatatcttattaCAAGCCCAGATAACCAAcactgaataaaaacaaaataaaatatttaattaaaactctAGATGTGAATCTAGATCGTAGTACTCCCCTACGTACTCGTAGACATTAGCTACGAGTGCTACGACGGAGATAGGCGTGTATTTTGGTGATGAATGAAAATGGTAGTTAGAGTAACTAATGAGAGTGAGttattaaatgatatattaaagaaaactatttatgtaagtacaaacttttgttttcGTTTTGTGTTTTCGtttgttaaagttaaaataaaataaatcgcgCCAGATAAACCATTGACAGACTAAATGTGATGGTTTTATGCACtaacgttaaatttaaacCAGATTTTGTCATTTGTACATtggtacaaaaatattcacttCGGAACTGTACGGCATGTTACATTTAACTTTGAATTGATATTTAAGTTAAACTAAACTGCCTAACATTTCCATCGATATAGGTACTACTGCTGTCTATTCCCCAATAAGTACATAGTAACCGTCAGGAACTGCGCAACTTCGCGAAACTTGTGCAGTCGATCGAAAACTGTCACTATACAGCATACCTCGGGCTGCGAATTCATAGCGGTTACAGTAAATGCACAACTTACAACTTATGCCGATTTCCTTCACTCCAAAACGGAGACTAGATTGATTCCAAGTTAAATTTACCACAACTTACGTTCAGTAGGTTTCGTTCAGTTCGATTTTAATCGAAATTACTTTCTATTTCCACCAATTCGTACCCCTCTcgcaaagaaataaaaaagttacagtGAAAGAATAAGTtacagttattattttctgattTTCCAATTAACCAAccataaaatacacaaaattttCGAGAAAAATATCGTTATTGATGATTAACTTGCCAATGATCTGACAACTAATCCtggatcctgggctccgacttTAATGATTAagaaagaaaccgggaaacgCTGAGATAATAAAATCCGAATATCAAATCAAACTCTAAACATCTTTATATACTTAGAGAACATTTGAACGTGCAGCTATTTCCTTTGCGGGAGTCATTAATGACCCGTGGAATCGTTTTTATGATGTTTACTCTGATCAGAGAACAGCATAACGTCTTTTATGGCGCAATAACACCAAATTCGACAGTCAATTGGATGTTCTGCGTttcttattttagtttaaattgttCAAACAGGTacgtatgtaataaataggtGCATTATAAAAACGGCCTAcgtattgaattaatttaatataatacttataggtacttCCCGATTTTACTAATAACTGCCGAATCTAGGTACCGTTCTatagctgaggaagaaacccgGAATAAGATGATGCGATGTGATGATATTAAATTGTGGTAAATAAtcttatcttaaaattataattgcaaAAATTTTGACGAAATGTAAGATCATCACATCTTCTGATTATGTTGTCTTGTTAATCGTTAAATAGGtactcaaaatctactaaacagatttcaatgaaatttggtacacggcgGCGGAGCACGGCAAAAAAGATTAATCAGCGCTCATCTTTCGTGGCTCGTgttgtaggtacttacttaagtTTGATCGCTACAAACAATCTTATATTAgtagcttttaaaaataagtcacGACATACGAAGAAACTATAACAGTATACAAACATCACAgaacaacaaaataacatGACACTCTTTTTTCAACATTagtgtaacaaataataaatgcggTATAGATAGATTACCTACGTTCCTTATGGATATGTATgacattaaaaacatttgtttgacATAAATTGACAGCTGACATATTGACATTGTTTTACCGaaagtagatttatttttaggttataaaattgtttttatttttgcgcTTTGGAGTTCAGTAAAGctattagtaaaattttataagaatagtttttaataaacaaatggaAGAATCAGACACAGAAAAAAGACCACAGTTTGGTAACAGATTTCTGGAAAATGTTGATGAAGTCTTCAAACATAATGCGTGGTATTGTATTCACTACTTATAACAGAAAATTCTTCAAGAAATCAAATTTTTGTCGAGAATACTGTGAATATTTAGAGAAAACtagatatagaaaaaaaccTGCAGGTGGCTCAAGATACCTAGCTgataagaaaaatgtttatctatttaatgcctggtatatacataaaatgatttaatttttgtataatttgatGTAAGTACTGAtttaatttaggtatattattatcaataattatacTGTTACTATAGGGACAATGTACAATGGGATGCCGAACAGGAAAATGCTGCCAAAGCAAAAGTGGAACAGAACTCACAAGTCACATTTTCTGAGGATCATGTGAAATCTCTAGAAGAGAATGCAGACAAACACTGGGATGCTTTCTATGACATACATCAGAACAGGTAATTTTTACTCACTGTTTTTCCACCATCATATTAAGGCGAAATTGCTATACACCAATTAAGAAGTGATCATTTTGGCTTTACTTTTACAGGTTTTTTAAAGACAGACACTGGCTATTCACCGAGTTCCCTGAATTGGCTCCAGACAACACAACATCACCAGTGAGAGTATTCCCTGAAGCTGAAAGCAAAAACACTTCAACTCTATCCACATTGCAAGATGACAAATCCAAACGGTACATCTTTGAAATTGGATGTGGGGTTGGCAACACTATCTTTCCAATATTACAATACAGCCAAGATCcaaatctttttatatatgGCTGTGATTTCTCATCAAAAGCGATTGATATCATGAAACAGAATGAGTTGTATGACACTAAAAGGTGTAAAGTTTTTGTACTAGATGCTACCACGTCAAACTGGGATGTTCCCTTTAAAGAAAACTCTATTGATATAATTGTCctcatatttgttttatctgCAATTGATCCTAACAAGTAAGTATAATAtccatgtaatttttttatctttaaaatttcatactaAGAACATTGCCACTAGAACTTGGTAGGCACTTGGGGCATATCAGATGCTTCGTATAGGGGCGAATTTCATGAGTGTGTTCAACTCTGCCACGGactctcattagtgtttattaaattgtaccatacccagtagtcaatttaattattctattttataaatcgcCTACATAAtgagtaaagtactggtataatgttaattttataaatatttaattttaaaaaattattattacaaaaaatgtcggacactaatgaaactCTACACGCTGCGTTCAAACGCTCATGAAATTCACCCATAGATAATAAGAACTTATACCAGTGTTTGAGCAagcaatgtatttattgttctaACCATGaatatggaatatttttttttaattttcaccaataattTTCAGAATGCCTACAGTCATCAACAACATCCACAAATATTTGAAGCCAGGAGGCCTCATGGTATTCCGAGACTATGGCAAGTATGATTTAGCCCAACTCCGGTTCAAGAAAGGTCGCTGCATCTCAGACAACTTCTACGCTAGAGGAGATAACACTAGAGTATACTTCTTCACCCAGCAAGAAATAACTGAATTGTTCAATAATGCTGGTTTTATAGAGGAACAAAACTTAATAGATAGGAGACTTCAAGTGAACAGGGGTAAAATGTTGACTATGTACAGAGTATGGATACAAgggaaatatagaaaaccattgtaaagtcatattttattttaatcatttttgttgttgttgcaGTTTAAATTCTGATAACTTAGAATcaggtaggtaataaaaaaaatcgttcttAAATGCCCAgagtttgaaaattttaaatatattcttttttcttgtttttatttgagagCTTCAAATTTAAAACCATAAGGTTTGGCATGTGTATTCATAACTGTTGACTTGATATTTAAAGGTGGCCCTACCCAGCTCACTTTGACCCTACTCAACAACTTCTTCAACAAAATCTCGATCTCCAACTCTGCTATCCGGCGCCCTATGCAGGATCTCACCCCCATTCCGAAGGGAGAGGTTACCATAGGATGCGTATTTCCATAATATAAAGGATCACTTTTATCTACAATCCATCTTTCTGGGAGAAATTCCTTCGCCTGTTGATAATGTTGGTCTAAATTCGATAAGTATTGGTTGGGCGCTATAACGTCgatctgaaaaaataatgatgaaaacGTTTGTCTTGATAACTACTCATCATATGATCACTCACATAGCGTGTAGTAAAGCAATTAACCCACAcactattttatcatttttatcatttttatttattatagaaaactaaaaagtaaTCTAGACAGCAATTTTCATCTACAATAGCATAATttgtatacattattttttcacttttcgctaataaacaaaattgatgaaaatagTTATGGTGACGCGGAGCCTTATGCATGAGGTCGTGGTTTGCACTTCCACCTTCAAAATCGTTTTGCCCGGCACTAGTCAGCTAATGAtcatgaccctcagccatgaggatacgactatgatgatgatgatagtaTGGGTAAAAAAATCCTAACCCCTTTAGGCACGTGGTATCCACCAACCACGTGCTCCTTCGAAGTTCGCCTCAGATTGGCCGACACGACTGGTAGCAGTCGCAATGACTCCTTCAGGCACGCTCGCAGGTAATGCTTGTTGGGTTCATCTGATAATACGTCCGCCCGGGTTTTGTCCTGCTTCTCGGGGTTTATGGCGAGTTGGTAGAGCAGCGTTGTGATTGTGAATGATACcttcaatataaaatgtatattcagatttatttcaagtaGCAAGTTTAAAATGATATAGGTAAAATGTAAGTACAAGCGATGCCCTGCCAAGGCACAGCATACATGAGGGCAGGTAGTTGCCATTGttacaaattgaattttatgatCACTGTTTTTCATATGATTCACTTAGAGATAACAGACAAATAAAAGTATGGAGCACTATATTTGGTATGCCAAGTTCACCAACGTACTATagtttgtgtaatttttacattatatacaaaacCTACAATGCAATTCAGTTTTTTGTGTCACAAATAGCCTTTAGATTTCGCCGCAAAAAATAccctataaaataaacagctTAAACTTTCGTAAattattcgtattttttcgtGAACTTCCCACGGGAACTTATTTTCTGGGAAATTTCATGTACCAACCAACGGGAAATTACACAAAATCTGGGCAAACGAAAATCTCGTaaagatataataaacttaaactCACTTTCGCAATGTTAGTTCAAGTTTCAAATAACAGTGGACGCAAACAAGCTGAGAAGAAAGATCTATCCTTCTTCTTAGATTCTGGCGTCCTCGTTTCGCAGATTCACACACTACACTAGGTATCCCCGAGCCAACCGTAAGTAAGTAAACAAGTAACTCTGCAATTAACATGATCTGTCCAGATTTAGCATGTCCACAGTAATGTCAGTAATACTACTAGACTGTACGTGTACcatgttaaagaaaataaatatattctatccTATTCCTGTTCACCACTGACAGTGTCTATGCCAGCCAGCAGCATTTCGTTGCCCATCATGATGGCGACAGTCGGGTCCACCGCCAGCAGCTTCTCAATGATACTCTTGTCTTCTTCTGGGACGGCAGAGCCTCGCTCGTTTATCCGCTTTTGAGCCTCGGTGATGTAGTCACTGCTTATCCTGAAATCGCAATGAAGGTACTCTTAGATCTACGTAGTATAGGTACTTTGTACTGCTTAATAGGTTTCTCGGTACTTTAGCGAATACTTTTTTTCTAGATACCTACCTCTATTAAAGTTAGATATTACAAAACGTACCGTTGCTGGGCTACTAATATGAACACCTTAAAATACTCACTGCCATTGCAAATCCAAGGTTTCTATAAGCTTCTTATAAGTTCGAGATGGTAATAATTTCCACATACTCGGAAAAAATTCCAATTTGAACGACAGAGATGGTATGTCTTTGCCGCATTTAATGAGTTGTCTGCTAGGATGGTCTTCGCCCAAGCCATCCTTTAAACAGCCCAATCTTGTACCCAGACCGACGAAAGCCACTGACTCCAAAGACCATTTGGTTATTTCATTGTCCcaattttctttgaaatacCCGTCCTCTTTGTCAAGCCTGATGAGCCTGGAAATTTAGAGAATTCATTTGCTAAAAGATTGGAAACACCAGTTCGTTATCACGTAAAATCCCTATCGTTACCGTTCTCGTTGGTATTCTCTACACAAGTAAACTATAGACCAAATGTCAGCTTTTACACTTTTATACCACTTTTTTTAGTTGGATCCCTAGGTTACTTTTTGCCACCAGGGCCTTTGGATACCTAACTAGAGCTCTACCCAATAGTTAAGGCAGCAGCACTACAACATTGAATGGCCTGAAGACAGTGCACTGCACATTGTGCACTGTCCATAGGCCATTCgtcatattttatgtgtacTTTTATGTTGATTtctcatttttatattgattttaaaaaataataatatttacctgtCTACCATATCATCAGCTATTTGTTCCAGACCTGGCGCATATAATTTCACAAGTTTGATTTTTAACAACACTGGGTTCACTTTCGTCCGGAAGTTTCTCCAGTCTGCTCCTTgccttataaaatatatttgtaaacattatttcaagcaaaaaacaattatatattgaCTAAAATAACACGTATTTAAATAGTTGGGTTAGGTAGACGAAGTATATGTTACACattatgatttctttaatttgatataCTATGGAAAGAGAGTGGGCAGGCTTTTACCCAACAGTAGCCATGTTGTAGCTATCGAGAATCTAaacacaatagataaacaattgttatcTGGTAGCCGATTAGTAGGTGAGGGAGGCCTATTTAGTTAACTTACGCTGTTGTTAGTCCATAAACACCATTAAAAGTAGATTTCCTCATTACTTCCCGGTAATAAGTTAAAGTTTCAAACCCAG contains:
- the Mettl2 gene encoding tRNA N(3)-methylcytidine methyltransferase Mettl2 isoform X2; the encoded protein is MEESDTEKRPQFGNRFLENVDEVFKHNAWDNVQWDAEQENAAKAKVEQNSQVTFSEDHVKSLEENADKHWDAFYDIHQNRFFKDRHWLFTEFPELAPDNTTSPVRVFPEAESKNTSTLSTLQDDKSKRYIFEIGCGVGNTIFPILQYSQDPNLFIYGCDFSSKAIDIMKQNELYDTKRCKVFVLDATTSNWDVPFKENSIDIIVLIFVLSAIDPNKMPTVINNIHKYLKPGGLMVFRDYGKYDLAQLRFKKGRCISDNFYARGDNTRVYFFTQQEITELFNNAGFIEEQNLIDRRLQVNRGKMLTMYRVWIQGKYRKPL
- the Mettl2 gene encoding tRNA N(3)-methylcytidine methyltransferase Mettl2 isoform X3 → MDNVQWDAEQENAAKAKVEQNSQVTFSEDHVKSLEENADKHWDAFYDIHQNRFFKDRHWLFTEFPELAPDNTTSPVRVFPEAESKNTSTLSTLQDDKSKRYIFEIGCGVGNTIFPILQYSQDPNLFIYGCDFSSKAIDIMKQNELYDTKRCKVFVLDATTSNWDVPFKENSIDIIVLIFVLSAIDPNKMPTVINNIHKYLKPGGLMVFRDYGKYDLAQLRFKKGRCISDNFYARGDNTRVYFFTQQEITELFNNAGFIEEQNLIDRRLQVNRGKMLTMYRVWIQGKYRKPL
- the LOC128674557 gene encoding cytochrome P450 CYP12A2-like; its protein translation is MKYNKAVINSVDLVRRSTNIRHGILRTYSTEQPKPFESIPGLSSLPIIGPLHHFLPVIGSIGLKSNFVETFGGLSVKYGPMVKLDGVFARASMLLLFDPELYEQVYRAEETNPLRPGFETLTYYREVMRKSTFNGVYGLTTAQGADWRNFRTKVNPVLLKIKLVKLYAPGLEQIADDMVDRLIRLDKEDGYFKENWDNEITKWSLESVAFVGLGTRLGCLKDGLGEDHPSRQLIKCGKDIPSLSFKLEFFPSMWKLLPSRTYKKLIETLDLQWQISSDYITEAQKRINERGSAVPEEDKSIIEKLLAVDPTVAIMMGNEMLLAGIDTVSFTITTLLYQLAINPEKQDKTRADVLSDEPNKHYLRACLKESLRLLPVVSANLRRTSKEHVVGGYHVPKGIDVIAPNQYLSNLDQHYQQAKEFLPERWIVDKSDPLYYGNTHPMVTSPFGMGVRSCIGRRIAELEIEILLKKLLSRVKVSWVGPPLNIKSTVMNTHAKPYGFKFEALK
- the Mettl2 gene encoding tRNA N(3)-methylcytidine methyltransferase Mettl2 isoform X4; translated protein: MLMKSSNIMRGIVFTTYNRKFFKKSNFCREYCEYLEKTRYRKKPAGGSRYLADKKNVYLFNAWDNVQWDAEQENAAKAKVEQNSQVTFSEDHVKSLEENADKHWDAFYDIHQNRFFKDRHWLFTEFPELAPDNTTSPVRVFPEAESKNTSTLSTLQDDKSKRMPTVINNIHKYLKPGGLMVFRDYGKYDLAQLRFKKGRCISDNFYARGDNTRVYFFTQQEITELFNNAGFIEEQNLIDRRLQVNRGKMLTMYRVWIQGKYRKPL
- the Mettl2 gene encoding tRNA N(3)-methylcytidine methyltransferase Mettl2 isoform X1 codes for the protein MLMKSSNIMRGIVFTTYNRKFFKKSNFCREYCEYLEKTRYRKKPAGGSRYLADKKNVYLFNAWDNVQWDAEQENAAKAKVEQNSQVTFSEDHVKSLEENADKHWDAFYDIHQNRFFKDRHWLFTEFPELAPDNTTSPVRVFPEAESKNTSTLSTLQDDKSKRYIFEIGCGVGNTIFPILQYSQDPNLFIYGCDFSSKAIDIMKQNELYDTKRCKVFVLDATTSNWDVPFKENSIDIIVLIFVLSAIDPNKMPTVINNIHKYLKPGGLMVFRDYGKYDLAQLRFKKGRCISDNFYARGDNTRVYFFTQQEITELFNNAGFIEEQNLIDRRLQVNRGKMLTMYRVWIQGKYRKPL